The nucleotide window ACCAAAGATCGTTTCAGCAGTAATTATAAAGTGGCATATCTCGCTGAGCAATACCAATATTTTGAAAATATCGAAAGCAAAGATTTCAGTTTTGGAAAATCCGAATCGTTCATTGCCAAAATGGATTTGGGTTATAAAATAACCGATTTCATCAAGCTGAATGGGATTTTAGATTACAATCGAACTAAAGGTTTTGGGACGAGTTTTGGTGACAATACCAGACAGATTGGTGGCATTGCTGTCAAAGCAGTGGCGCAGCACAATGAAAAATGGCAAAATGAATTAGGCTTTCGCAAAGAGGCGACTACGGATTATGAAAGCCCATTTTTGTTTTCGTTGGGCTCATCTTATAAATTCAATTCTTTTTATAATTTAAAATTCAATGTTTCCAGAAATTTCAGAATTCCGACATTCAACGATTTGTATTGGGAAACTGGTGGAAATCCTGATTTGAAACCGGAAAGCTCTTATCAGGTTGAGGTTGGTAATGTTTTTACCTATAAGAAGTTCACTTTGTCGGAAACGGTTTATTTCATGAAAATAAGCGACTTGATTCGTTGGGCTCCCTTGGACGGAAGCAATTGGACACCTGAAAATATTGATCGCGTAAACAGTTATGGCTCCGAAACGAATTTGAGTTGGGCTAATTCTTACGGGAAAAATAATGTTGCGCTAAATGCAAGTTATGCCTACACGGTTTCTGAAAATGTAGAAACCGGAGAGCAATTGATTTATGTTCCTTATCATAAATTGAATTCCAATGTTTCTTATTCGTATAAAAAAATATCAGCAATGTATCAGTTTCTGTTTAATGGAGCGGTTACAACGCCTTCGCAAAAATACCATCTAGTCAAAGAATATTGGGTATCCAATTTGGGTGCTTATTATGATTTTGGAGCTAAATATACCTGTAAAATAGGATTACAGGCATTGAATCTTTTTAATCAGAATTATCAAAGCATATCCCAACATTATATGCCGGGAAGAAATTTTTTAATCAACCTAACTTTTAAATTTTAATACAATGAATTTCAGTAAGCTAATTTTAATAATGGTAACGTTCTCAATATTTTTTGTTTCGTGTACCAATGATGATAATAATAGTGACACTCCATTAGGAAGTTATGATAATGGATTTTTGATTTTGAACCAAGGAGGTTTCGGTCATTATGATGCTTCGGTTTCTTACGTTTCAGCAGATTTTGCGACTGCTCAGAATGATATTTTTTCGGTAGTAAATCCTTCTATAACACTTGGGGATGTTGGGCAAGATGTTGGTTTTAACGGTGATTTGGCTTATATCGTTTTGAATGGAAGCAATAAAATTGAAATCGTAAACCGCTATACTTTAAAGAGTGCGGGAACTATCAGTACTGGATTGAAGAATCCTAGGTATATCGCATTTGCAAATGGTAAAGGATATGTTACCAACTGGGGTGACGGTGGTGTTGCAACTGATGATTACGTAGCTGTAATCGATTTGACTGCAAAAAAGGTATCTGCTTCAATTCCGGTTGTGGAAGGACCTGAAAAAATTATCGCTAATTCCGGAAAATTATATGTTGCTCACAAAGGAGGATATAGCTATGGAACTAAGGTTTCTGTTATTGATGCCACTTCAAATACTGTTTCTACAACAATTACTGTTGGAGATGTTCCTGAAAGTATGGAGATCAAAGACGGAACTTTATGGGTAGCGTGTTCTGGAAACCCAAGTTATGTAAGTACTCCTTTGGTAGAAACTGCCGGACGAATTGTGAAAGTGAATTTATCGACAAATACTGTGAGTAGTACGATTGCCTATTCAGATGCCACTAAGCATTTATCGAATTTGGTTTTGAATGGCAGTGATGTTTATTATACGATTGATTCTGATGTTTACAAAATGAGTGCTTCTGCAACTGCATTGCCAACTGCTTCTGCATTTAGCACTACATCACAAGGGGTTTACGGCGTATATAGTTTTGCAGTTCACGGAAGCCATATTTATGTTGGTGATGCTGGTGATTACACACATAATGGAAAAGTATATGTTTATGCATTGACTTCACCATCTATTGGTTCATTGGAAAAAACATTCTCAGTAGGAGTTATTCCTGCAGGATTTTATTTTAATGATTAATTTGTTGTTTTCTACAATATAATACGGTTCTTAGTTTAATAGTTGTGGTATTCTATTAGATTAAGGTGTATTTGAATTGTTTTTGGAAGAAAAAGAGGCTTTCTGTTCAATTTTACAGATCGTCTCTTTTTTGTAAATAAAGGAACTAATAGCATTTTTTAACAAACCTGAGCCATCTTCATATTGAGTAACTTTCTTTATTTTTTAATATAAAAGAAAAAAGAATCGGGGTTCATTTTTTTGTTTTCAAAAAGCATTAAATCAATTTATAAATCTGTTCCATCGGCAACCATTTTTCACCATCTTTTGCTCCCGGAGGTGCCTGCTGAAACTGCCACATTAATTTCTCCCATTCCTGCACTTTTGGGTTCGCAGCATCCATCATTTGCTTGCGTTCCGGACTAAAGGTTTCATCAACTTCCATAATCATGAACAAGCGGTTAGCCAAGATATAAATTTCCATATCTAAAATACCGGCCTTTTTAATACTCTCGGTAATTTCCGGCCAGGCATTTTCTTTAGAATGATAACGCTTATACTCCTGAATCAATTCTGGATTATCAACTAAATCGCAAGCGTAACATATTCTCTTTACTTTCATAAGTTCATTTTTACTATTATCATTCTAAAACAGCTACAAATCCACCTCTTGGAAGACATTCTACATTTAAAACAGCTCCTTTTTTTACATTGATAATTTCCACAGCAAATGATTTGTCATTTACTCCATCCTTAATGAGCTTTAATTTATAATTAGCCTTATCTAAAAAACCAAAATCAATTTTTAATGTTTGCTTTTCATCCTTACCATTAAGTCCTCCTAAATACCATTGATTTCCTTTTTTTCGAGCCATAATAACTTTCTCTCCGGGATATCCATCCAGAAGTTTGGTTTCATCCCAGGTTACAGGAACATTTTTAAGAAAATCTTTAGGTTCTTGTGGCAAACTATTATAAGCTTCCGGCCTATCGGCAAAATGCTGTAAAGCTGATTCAAAAACAACTGACAATGCCAGTTCATGCGCATAAGAGGTAATATGAGGATGCTGCGAATTTGAAAAAGTTACCGGAGTATAATCCATAGAACCAATTACATTGCGGGTAAAAGGCAGCGTAGCATTATGTTCAGCAGCCTTAGCAGTAAGCGTTGGTTTATTATTATACCATTCGGCTCCATATACCGCTTCTGTAGTCATTAAATTCGGATACGTTCTTGCCCATCCTCTTGGAACTGTCGCTCCATGAAAATTCACCATTATTTGGTATTTTGCAGCATCTTTTAAAATATCAAGATAAAGTTTCATCATATCCTGTTGGTCTCCGGCAAAAAAATCAACTTTAATACCATATATTCCAATTTCTTTAAGCCAGGCCAATTCTTTAGCTCTTTTTTCAGCTGTCAACATACGGTCATTTGGAGTTGGTTCAAGCCAGGATGTACCCGAATTATACCATATCAAAGGTTTAATTCCTTTACTTTTTGCATAATTTACAGCAGCTATTATATCTCCACCATTAGTCATAACATCCCATTCCCAGTCAATAAGTACATAAGGCCATTTCATTGCTACGGCTAAATCGGTGTATTCAACAACTTTTTGATAATCTTTAGAACCTCTATTATATGCCCAATAAATCCAGGAAACCGGACCCGGTTTTATCCAATCCGTTTCTTTTAATTGATTTGGTTCACTAACATCCGTAATTAAAGTCGATTCGACAATATCAGACAATTGACCAATTATCAAAGTATGCCATTGTGAATTCCATGGCAACATTGTTTTAACTCCTGTTTGTTTGAAATTATCTCTGGGGGAAGCATAACTTACTTTGTACTCATTCGGATTTTTCAAATTACTCAATCTTGCAGCGCTATTATTTTCAGTAATATTTGCTTCCGAAATCAATACCCAGAGAGGATTATTATTTACTTTGAATAAAGCAGGAAATCCCCATTCCTGCTTATTGTTATTTGCTTTTCCATTGTCTGAAAAAGGAAAAAAATCTTCATACGATTCTGTATATGACTGCAACCAACGATTTGTAGCCAATGGAAAAACATAAGTGGTTGTTTCGTCAATGACATTCACTAATGAATCCATTTTATCCGTGAATTCATAACGAAATGCTACACCATCATTATAAACCCTAAAAACAATATTCAAGGGTTTGTTATTTGAATTTACATATTTAAAAACTTTCTCTACACCCTGATTAGTACAGAGTTTTCGCTTGCCCGAAATCATTTCATATTTTTGGTTCACCTCTTGAACTTTAGATGCATCTACCGGTTTCAGGTTATCCGTAAACTGCTGATCATCTCTAACAATACCCATAGGAGAATTTGGCAGTACTTCGATATATTCTAATTTGTTTTTATACAAAATCTTAAAATATACTTGTCCAAAAGAGTTATTATCCGCAGTAACAATCACCTTAATCTTTTTATTTGGCGACAAAATTTCCTGAGCATTTATTGAAAATACGCTTGAAATAAATAGACATGCAATTAAACCAATGTATTTCATTGTTCCTTATTCGGTTTTATGATTAAAAAATATTTTCAGAGATTAATTCCTTCTATTTTTAAAGTAAAGGGATTTTCAGTAATTTTTTCTTTTGGCAAGATAATTTTAAGTCCCTGTTCATTCTGTTCAAATTCTAATTCATTCGGGAAACCTAAAAAAGAAATTTTTCGAACTTTACTTTCAATAATTGGCAAAGACGCAATAAAAATCGGTTCAGACGGCCATTTAAGACAAATAGCATATAAATTTTTATTTTTGGATGTAAATCGTATTGCCCCTTCACCATATTTTTTCCAGGCTCTTGTTCCATAAATACCATCACCATTTATTTTAAGCCAGGAACCTATTCCTAAAAGAATTTCTTTTTGTTCTTGTGGAATAGTACCATCACTTTTTGGAGAAATATTCAACATGAGGTTGCCGTTACGGCTCACATTCTCGATCAATCTTCTGATTATTATTGCTGAATTGCTTAGTTTCATTCCCTCTACATAGCCAAACTTATCGCCAATAGGGTCATCTACTTGCCATACGTAATCTGTAAGCTCTTTTGGTGCTCTGCCTTGACGTTCAAAATCACGAATGCTGCCAGATAGATAGGCATCGCTTTTTGTACTTATAGAAACAGCTTTATTCCATTGTTTTGCTCTATTGTAATAATAAGCTGCAAAACGCAATTTTATGGGGTCTAAAGTTCTACTGTTTACACCATTGTCAAACCAAAACATATCAGGTTTATACTTGTCCACTAATTCCTGACAACGAGCCAACCATTCTTCCAAAAAGGCCTGACTTTGGGGTGCATAATTCTGATCTTCTATCACTTCTTCTCCACCTACTGCTGGTTTACGCACAGGCTCTGGCTGAGGTGGCCCATAGAAATCAGCATAAGCAGGATCAAATAAATCTGTTTTCGTACCGAGTTTTGGATACATAAAATCCCAATGCTCCATTCT belongs to Flavobacterium aquiphilum and includes:
- a CDS encoding DUF5074 domain-containing protein, encoding MNFSKLILIMVTFSIFFVSCTNDDNNSDTPLGSYDNGFLILNQGGFGHYDASVSYVSADFATAQNDIFSVVNPSITLGDVGQDVGFNGDLAYIVLNGSNKIEIVNRYTLKSAGTISTGLKNPRYIAFANGKGYVTNWGDGGVATDDYVAVIDLTAKKVSASIPVVEGPEKIIANSGKLYVAHKGGYSYGTKVSVIDATSNTVSTTITVGDVPESMEIKDGTLWVACSGNPSYVSTPLVETAGRIVKVNLSTNTVSSTIAYSDATKHLSNLVLNGSDVYYTIDSDVYKMSASATALPTASAFSTTSQGVYGVYSFAVHGSHIYVGDAGDYTHNGKVYVYALTSPSIGSLEKTFSVGVIPAGFYFND
- a CDS encoding TonB-dependent receptor plug domain-containing protein, which gives rise to MTLRKLLFSLFALSCQFVWAQNDSINNLKEVIVSDRTLYLSNKSQSIQILNDSVINKNQSSLSNLLNYNSVLYFKEYGRGMLSTVSFRGTTASQTAVIWNGINVNSQLNGSADFNTFTAPDFNTISIKAGGGSVSYGSGAIGGTVHLSNDLVFKNKFENDLRLDYGSFNTVGVNYKLVLADKKWSTQLGFSRNSSDNDYPYVGQYTWDDVQRKNENGQYATTNLYVNIGYKVKPNSVITFYSQSSNTDRNLSLISESDSKTKYVNTFSRNLLEYATTKDRFSSNYKVAYLAEQYQYFENIESKDFSFGKSESFIAKMDLGYKITDFIKLNGILDYNRTKGFGTSFGDNTRQIGGIAVKAVAQHNEKWQNELGFRKEATTDYESPFLFSLGSSYKFNSFYNLKFNVSRNFRIPTFNDLYWETGGNPDLKPESSYQVEVGNVFTYKKFTLSETVYFMKISDLIRWAPLDGSNWTPENIDRVNSYGSETNLSWANSYGKNNVALNASYAYTVSENVETGEQLIYVPYHKLNSNVSYSYKKISAMYQFLFNGAVTTPSQKYHLVKEYWVSNLGAYYDFGAKYTCKIGLQALNLFNQNYQSISQHYMPGRNFLINLTFKF
- a CDS encoding glycoside hydrolase family 97 protein, whose product is MKYIGLIACLFISSVFSINAQEILSPNKKIKVIVTADNNSFGQVYFKILYKNKLEYIEVLPNSPMGIVRDDQQFTDNLKPVDASKVQEVNQKYEMISGKRKLCTNQGVEKVFKYVNSNNKPLNIVFRVYNDGVAFRYEFTDKMDSLVNVIDETTTYVFPLATNRWLQSYTESYEDFFPFSDNGKANNNKQEWGFPALFKVNNNPLWVLISEANITENNSAARLSNLKNPNEYKVSYASPRDNFKQTGVKTMLPWNSQWHTLIIGQLSDIVESTLITDVSEPNQLKETDWIKPGPVSWIYWAYNRGSKDYQKVVEYTDLAVAMKWPYVLIDWEWDVMTNGGDIIAAVNYAKSKGIKPLIWYNSGTSWLEPTPNDRMLTAEKRAKELAWLKEIGIYGIKVDFFAGDQQDMMKLYLDILKDAAKYQIMVNFHGATVPRGWARTYPNLMTTEAVYGAEWYNNKPTLTAKAAEHNATLPFTRNVIGSMDYTPVTFSNSQHPHITSYAHELALSVVFESALQHFADRPEAYNSLPQEPKDFLKNVPVTWDETKLLDGYPGEKVIMARKKGNQWYLGGLNGKDEKQTLKIDFGFLDKANYKLKLIKDGVNDKSFAVEIINVKKGAVLNVECLPRGGFVAVLE
- a CDS encoding alpha-L-fucosidase, producing the protein MRRFFKVLMIVTILSQTVESLNAQNQPSPPRVTIELPGGKAAAIPKGPYQPTWESIKENYSTPEWFLDGKFGIFIHYGVYTVAAHASEWYPRHMYSNPEVQRWHTEHFGGTVDKIGYKDLIPLFKMEQFNAQEWADLFEASGAKYVVPTAEHHDGFAMYDSKLTKWDSKDMGPKIDFIGELSKAVRKKGLKFGVSNHRMEHWDFMYPKLGTKTDLFDPAYADFYGPPQPEPVRKPAVGGEEVIEDQNYAPQSQAFLEEWLARCQELVDKYKPDMFWFDNGVNSRTLDPIKLRFAAYYYNRAKQWNKAVSISTKSDAYLSGSIRDFERQGRAPKELTDYVWQVDDPIGDKFGYVEGMKLSNSAIIIRRLIENVSRNGNLMLNISPKSDGTIPQEQKEILLGIGSWLKINGDGIYGTRAWKKYGEGAIRFTSKNKNLYAICLKWPSEPIFIASLPIIESKVRKISFLGFPNELEFEQNEQGLKIILPKEKITENPFTLKIEGINL
- a CDS encoding L-rhamnose mutarotase, which produces MKVKRICYACDLVDNPELIQEYKRYHSKENAWPEITESIKKAGILDMEIYILANRLFMIMEVDETFSPERKQMMDAANPKVQEWEKLMWQFQQAPPGAKDGEKWLPMEQIYKLI